Genomic window (Pirellulaceae bacterium):
CGGCACCTCACAAATCGAAGATATTCTTGCGCGCGGCAACTGCCAGTTGTTGCCACTGCCGCGAATTGATGCATTGTGCCTCCACGAAGTATTTTTCGCTCCCAAACAAATTCCCTTGGGACTCTACAAGAGCGCGAACGGGTACCAACCCAAAACACAGGCGATCGAAAGCGTCGGCGTGACCGCCATGCTACTCGCAAACAAAAACGTTCCCAAGCGAATCGTCGAGAAAGTAACGGTCTCGATCCTGAATGATGAGTTCCTTCGAACCCATGAACTCGATGACCTTTTCCATCTCGATCCGGTCGCACGTCGCCAGTTCGCTCAGGCAAAATCCGAATTTGAAATCCATGTTGGCGCGCGAGGACTCTACAACCCACAGGAATTCAATCCAGACGCTTTCCAAGGCTGGGAAGCCTTGTACTCGCTGATTGCCTCTGCTGTTTTGGCAACAGTAGTTGGCGGTCGCTGGTTAATGCGTCGTCGCGAGCGCATGCAGGGGCATCGACTCGATGCTTATTTGAAAAGCCTCTTGAAAATTGAATTGCGTCAAGCGGCTTTCGACGCAGTTCCCGGTCAAGACGACAGCAAACAGCTGCAGGCTTTGCTGCACGAAGTGACCGCCTTAAGACAGCAAGCACTCGGAGAGTTCTCTGCTCACCAATTAACCGACGATCCGGCGCATTATTGTTTCCTCGAAATGTGCCACTATATCAGCGAAAAAATCAACTCCAAACTGCTACGGCAACGACTCGATCGCCAATTCCAAGATTTGAAGCTATCGCTCGAAAACCACGGTGAACTGCCGTCAACAAAGCAGGAATAACAACGATTAGTCGCAACGGAGATCTTCATCGGGGCACAATCCGCAATCGCCAGCCAGTTTTCGATCCAAGGCAACGAAAAATGCGAAGAAGGAATGAGATCGGAGCTTCAGATTAGAATTGCCCCGTTTCGCAACTCCCGGTACCATCTCGGCCTCGAGTAGGGCCGCATCAGAAAAAGGGCCACTCGCCAGAGACGGCTTCATTTCCCAGGAGCGCACGACAGGATGTCAAACAAATTTCCAGGCAAAGTCGGCTTCGCCATTGGAACGGGACGCTGCGGCACCACCTTCCTCTACCGCGCAATGAGCGAAGAGCCGAATATCGCAGCGTCACACGAGCGAAATCATTTGCTGGAAAACTTCCACAAGTACTGCAGCTGGAATGAACTACCCGTCGACGAAGAAGGTTTTTTGGCGGAGAAAGAGCGAGAAATCAACGAAGATCTTGGCTGGGCAGAATTCTCATTCGAATCTAGCGGACATCTTTCCTTCTCAGTTCCGGCTTTATCTGGCCGATTTCAAGCACGGTTCGTTCTCTTAGTACGCAATCCTTTGCGAGTCGTATCCTCCTATGTCCACAAGGGCTACTACGAGCAGCCATTTCGTCAGCAAAAGACGGACTTGGCACTGGGCTTTCAACCCGGTCGAGAATTCCACCATTTCCTGGGGAGAGTGGCCCCACGCCACGAGGAATTTCGCCGCTGGAATGAAATGACCCAAGTTGGCAAAGTGGCTTGGTTCTGGAAAGCATTGAACCAAAGATCACTGCAACTCTTGGAACAACTCCCAACAACCGATTGGACATTGATTCGACTGGAAGACTTGAACTTCGCACGCTACCAATCGTTGACACAAATGTTTGGATTCGAATCGCAGTTGGCAGCAGATGATTTTGACCAATTACGACAACAACGCCCCAATTCGTCAAGCAGTAGTCTCAGAATACCGGAATGGTCCGATCGTGAGATCAGCGAGTTCGAACAGGAAATCGGTGACCTATCCGCTCGTTTGGGTTATCCGAGCAGCTTCGCAGATTGTGTGGATCAAGCATCTACCGTAGCAAGTGCCGAAAAGAAATCTTCGAAACGCCCGGGCCGTTCATTTTACGCACGATTGGGTCTAAGCGGCTGACACGTTGAAAAGAGTGCTACCCAGCTAGATGAGATCAGAGATCTCGTTGCCAATCACCCGATGGCTAAAAGCGTTCCAGCAGAACAGCACTTTGTTCGGCCACAGACATCTCATGCATGATCTGGAATTCGGCCTGACGAATGGCCGCAAAGACGCGAGTGAATTCCTCCCCCAAAGCCTCTTGAATGACATGATCGGAAGCCAAACATAGCAGGGCCTGATCCAATGAAACTGGCAATCGTTCGATCGCCAACCTTTCACGTTCCGCATCCGAATAGTTCCCAGGATCAATGGGTACCGGAGCAGGCAATTCTAACTGCCGATCGATCCCATCCAGGCCCGCGGCAATCATGCAGGCAAGCGCGATGTAGGGATTCGCTGCACAATCGACGGTCTTCAATTCAAAATGCATCGGCAATCGATTCCGAGGACCGTTAATCAAACGAATTGCAGCCTCCTTGTTTTCGATTCCCCAAGCTTGGTAAGCACCACTCCATTCATGAGGTCGGGTCCGGTAAAACGAATTCACGTTGGGCGTCGTAATTGCCATCATCGCGGGTAAATGGAACAACATGCCCGCCATGAACTGATTTGCTTCTCGACACAAGTTGTAGGGCTGACTCGGATCGGGCAACAGATCTTGCCCGTTCCGCCAAAGGCTGAAATGAGTGTGCAGACCACTTCCGACAGCGTCTTCATGCAGCACCGGAACAAAAGTAGCCAGCTGACCATGACGCCGTGCAACAGAACGAACCGTTTCACGCATCTTCACGAGACGATCGGCCAACTCCAAGGGTCCGCAATGACCGATTGAGATTTCATGTTGTCCGGGACCCGCTTCGGGATTGTACTGCGCCACAGAAATCCCCTGCGCCCACAACGAATCCAAGATTTCCCCGATTACCACTTCGCTTTTTTGAGCAGCAATCGTCGATGCAAACAGAGCATGATCGACCGGGCACAAATCTCCTTCTGTATCCATCGGATCATGCAGCAAGAAAAACTCCAATTCGAAACCGGCCTGTAGTTCGATCCCCCTGTCGACCGCCGCAGCTTGAACTCTCTGCAATAACTGCCGAGGACAATGCAGCCAAGCTTCTTTGCCCAGCATCATATTGCCCATCACGGAACCAATTCTCGGATTCGTTGGACAAACACTCAGCGTTTCCCAAACAGGCTTTAGACAAATATCTTGGACGGGTTCTAAGCCTGCAGCGGCCACCGGCTCGTCATGAGTCACCGGCGCAGATTGTATCGCTGCCGTGACCGTGACGGCATGATCCAGATGATCAATGATCGCCGTTGGATTCGATTCCCGCGCCAACAAGGCCGGTAAAAAAACGGCCTTATTACGGATCACGTTTGAATTGTCACACCACAGCACACGAAGTTGCTGAAGATCGCAGAAACTTTTTACAATGGCTGTTGTATCCATAGTTGCAATCGTATCAGTTTAATATCCGCCGAACAGTGCCTAACAAGAGCATGAAATCGGCTTTCATTGACTTGAGTTTTTCACCGACGGAGCTCCAGCATCAACGATTACCTTCGGGCAGTCAAATCTTGTACTGTTCACTGCTTGCCGAACAATTGCTCCGCGTTGCCTCTCCTTTGCTCCCATGCATGATTCGAACACCTGCTCTGTCGCCTCGTTTTGAATGGTGCAAAATCAACCGACAGTGTTCGGATATGATTCTCACAACAACGACAAGTCGTTTTCGATGAGAACACAAAGAAACTCACCGATCAAACATCAACTCTTGCAAGGCATTTCTGATGTATACTACCGGTCAGCGGAAATGTCTGCCAAGCAAGCCGTATGAATCGTCAGCACCCCACTTCCGAATCAGCAGTGAGACTCGTATGAATCGCACATCATGGCTTTTGATCTGCTCAACCTTGACACTCGCTTTGGTCGGATCCCACATTCGAGCCGCAGAAGCAGCCCGCAAACCAAATTTCATTGTCATTTTCTGCGACGACTTGGGATACGCCGACATTGGTCCGTTCGGATCCAAGAACCATCGCACACCCAACATTGACCGTATGGCTGCCGAGGGAATGAAGTTAACCAATTTCTACTCAACCTGCGGTGTCTGCACTCCTTCTCGGTCATCGCTCATGACAGGCTGCTATCCAAAGCGGATTGGCCTGCACGAAAACGAAAAAGGTCAATGGGTTTTATTCCCGGGTAATCAACGAGGTCTCCATCCCAACGAAGTGACGATTGCCGAAATACTAAAGCAGCAGGGTTACGCGACTGCGATTGTCGGCAAATGGCATTTAGGAGACCAGAAAGAATTCTTGCCGACTCGCCAAGGCTTTGACTCCTACTTTGGCATCCCCTTCTCTAACGACATGGGAAAGCTCGACCGCCCCGTCACGATCTATCCGCCAACTCCCTTGCTGAGAGATGAAACAGTGATCGAGATGGAGCCTGACCAACGTTATCTGACAGAACGTTACACGGAAGAGGCATTAGCGTTTATCGAAACAAACAAGGATCAACCGTTTTTCCTCTACCTGCCTCATTCGATGCCGCATTGGCCCCAATACGCAAGCCATGATTTTTCCGGACAATCGGCAAACGGGCCCTGGGGAGATGCCGTTGAGGAGATCGACGCATCAACTGGGCGCATCTTGAAGCAATTGAAGGAACTTGGCATCGACAAGAACACTCTCGTCATTTTCACATCCGACAACGGTGGGGCTACCCAACACGGCGCCGTCAATCACCCCTTGCGCGGCGGGAAAGGGTCCACCTGGGAAGGCGGTCAACGGATCTGCTGTGTCGCGCGATGGCCAGACCACATCGAAGCCGGCAGCGCGTGCGACGAGCTCGCCGTCACCTTTGATCTCTTGCCAACTTTTACAGCGTTGGCAGGTGGCCATCTGCCTTCTGATCGAACGATCGACGGCAAGAACATCAGTCAACTACTAAGCGGAGATTCGCAAGAATCGCCTCACGACCGTTTTTTTTACTATTTTCGCGGCGAACTTAACGCGGTACGAAGTGGCAAATGGAAACTTTTTGTTAAGCGTCGCCCTCGACGAAATCGGCCAGGCAAGCTCGCCGAACCCGAACTCTATGATCTCTCTGCTGATATTGGAGAAACAACGAACGTTGCCAAACAGCATCCCGAAAAAGTTGCTGAACTTGTGGCCCATCTCGCATCGGCTCGCGAAGACCTCGGAGATGGCGATCTTTACCCCGGCACCGATCTGCGACCTGCAGGTTTTGTGGAAAATTCGACCCCGCTCACTAAAAACCCACCAGCTGAGTTAACCCAAAAAGATGTCTTTGTCAGCGGCCAAGAAGGCTATCACACATTCCGAATTCCAGCACTCCTCGTCACTCAACAGGGCGATCTACTAGCATTTTGCGAGGGACGTAAGACCAGTCGCAGCGACCATGGTGACCTGGATCTTGTTATGAAGCGAAGCACGGATCAGGGCCTCACTTGGGGCGACCTCGAAATCATTCACGAAGAAGGCGGCAATCAAAAGATCACGATCGGCAACCCCTGTCCCGTTGTCGACCAGACAACGGGCGTCATCTGGCTGCCATTTTGCCGAAACAATAACGATGTGTTCATGATGTCGAGCAACGACGAAGGTAAAACCTGGTCAACTCCCAAAGAGATCACAGCCGACGTCAAACAAGCAGACTGGGGGTGGTATGCAACAGGGCCTGGGATCGGTATCCAGCTAACTCGCGGAGCCCATCGTGGCCGCATGGTGATCCCTTGTGATCACCGCAAAGTTAAGCATGGCAAGACGGTCCGATTCTCACATGTCTTTTTCAGCGATGACCATGGAAAAACGTGGCAACTAGGGGGGGCTGTAGCGGAGCATACCAACGAATGCCAGGTTATTGAATTGAACGATGGACGATTGATGATCAATTCTCGCAACTACAGCGAGGTGGACGGCAATCAAAAGGAACGGGGATCGAAACGAGCTGTCGCTATCAGCAGCGACGGTGGAATTTCCTGGCAAGATCTACGCTTCGATGAAACACTGATCGAACCAGTCTGCCAAGCAAGCCTCATCAAACACTCGCATGACCAATTTCGACCAGCGCCGATTCTGTTCAGCAATCCAGCCTCTCCGACCAAACGGCATCGACTGACGGTTCGATTAAGTCGGGATGAGGGTAAAACCTGGCCAACAGCACGAGTGATCCATGAGGGTATTGCCGCCTACTCGTGTCTAACCGTCTTACCAGACCGATCCGTCGGATGTCTCTATGAAGCGGGCGATCAAGCCCCATCCGAGCGTATTCGTTTCGCCCGCTTCCCACTTACTTGGTTAGAACAAAACTAACGACACTCATGGCGAATAACCGTGAGACACCTCGATCTCGCGACGAAAAGTGACGCTTCTGCGGCCAACACGAAATGGCCCCAGCAATTGCCGGAAAAATTTCGCGATTACCGCCGTTTGCAAAATAACCGTTTGTTCCCGGACACGTTACCTATCCGTGACGCTTTGGTGATTCACCGGGCAAATTCCCCACCAAGGATTCGCAACCGTCCAGTGAAATCGAATTTCCTGAAAAATAAGGGTGGCCGACGAATCACTTCCAATATTGGGCAAGGCAGTGCGAAAACCAGACGGGGAGGTTCAATCTGACCGGCAGGGGCTCCAGCATTACGTGGATCTGGCATTGCCCTGCCGAGAGCAACGCGAATAATTTTTTGCATCCGAAGAGCATCTCGCACGACGATCGGGCGTGGGGGGGGAAACCCGAAGTGATCAACATGAAAACAATCCAACAAAGCTCAGCTTACCAACGCGCTGAAGAAAAGGCTGAACAATACCTGCGTGACAAGGAAAAGCTGAGCCGACTTTTTGCGGATGCATCACAAAAGGCAAATCGCCTCGAAAAACACCGTCCGCTCAGTAAAATCTGGTACGAGCTTGCTACGATCGTTCGTCTCATTCGCGTCTTCCTTCGTGGCGATTATCGAGAATTCCCCACCTGCAGCCTACTGCTCGTCATTGCAGGATTACTCTATTTTGTCTGGCCAATCGATTTTTCTCCGGATGCGATTCCTCTCGTCGGAATGCTCGATGACGTAACACTGCTCGCCTGGATCATTAACTCGGTCCGTCGTGATATGGATGCATTTCGAAAGTGGGAAGCATCACAACACCCCGAAGATCGCCAACCTGTCAGGGTTATTGACGCACAGACCGTCGACACACCGTAACTTCTATCGGTCTCACGAGTCAGGCAACCGATCCGTTTGCCTCTTTTGATCTTGCCGCAGATGATGTGCGTTTCGGCGAACCCGTGTTCACGAAAGCCATTTCTCAGCTCGATACTTGATTGTCGCCATCGCAGTTGAACGCCCCTAGCGAACACTCACTTATCACCTCGTACAGCTCAATCGTTAGCGGTATGATGATGGCCCACGAATTCCGAGATAGACGGTGATCTCCATGAACCAACGCTTTCCACAAGAAGACGCGACCCCATTGCTGACGGATCTGCGTTCATCTGCACTCTCACAGCTTCTCGTCGCGGGGACAACGCGATTTGATATTGGCACACAGCTACAGGCGGGCCCCCAAAGCTACGACGTGCTGCGAAAATCATGGGGACTCGCGGACCGCGCTGCCACGGTACTTTTAACCGGTCTTCGAGCGATGAATCTGATCGATGTCACCTCTACAGGTGATGTCGAACTCACATCCTATGGCCGGGAAAAACTCGCACCTGACAGCTCCTACAATTTACGCGGCTATGTGGGGCTCGGGACATTCTCCGCAGACACACAAAATATGATTGCCTGTCTGGAGCGCAACTCACCGGCTGGTGAAATATCCTTTGTCTACCATGAAAATTCGGGGCCATCGGCATTGGATCACCCTGAGACGTCAGACGCACTGACGCGTGCCATGGCTGCTCGTGCCAGAAACGTGGCGCCGTTCGTTGCACAGCGTCTGGACCTATCTGATTGCAAACATGTGATCGACGTTGGCGGTGGACACGGAATCTATGCTTTGGAATTGCTTAAACAATTCCCTCAGCTTTCAGCCACTATTTTGGACCGCGAACCACCTCTCAAAGTTGCCAAGGAGTATGCGGAGCAAGCTGGGCTAAGCGACCGCGTCAAATTCGTGTTTGCGGACATCCATAACTATCAACTCCCGCAACCAGCGGACGCTATTTTATTGGCCAACATCCTGCACGACTACAGCGAGGATCATGCACAGCAATTGGTAAAACATTACGGAAAACAATTGGAAACAGATGGCCTCATGATCATCCTTGACGCCTTCTTAGAATCTGTTCCGCCGACGAGCCCGCCCATCTCGCGAGGCCCAAAGGCCGTGGCGGCCTATTCCGCGATGTTGTTCTCCATTTGTGAAGGCCGTTGTTACCGACTGGATGAGTATCAACAGATGCTGCTGGCTGCCCAATTATCTCCCCAGCCGAAAGTCGAGAGTGTACCGGCGAATGGCAGCTTGCTGATAGGTTCTAAGACATCGAACACCAACAGATCGACACAATGATCGAGGGCGATGAATTCTCAGCTGCGAGCTTGCTTTGCGTGCCTGAAATGCCTCACAGCCCGCTACCACGATCAGAAAGAAAGCCAAGACCAGCAAAGCATTGCAGCTTCGACAGTATCAAAATCAGCCATTCCCAGCTGCCAAAGCAGACTACCCCGGCCAGATCACCAAGCACTTCCTAGTCTTCAATGAGTTGGCGAAGGGCCACTTGCAACAACTGCAAATCCTGTTTGATCCGCAGAACATTATTCTTAATCTGTTCCCAATCGGCACGCTTGCTGGCGAGTTCCAACGCCTGGATGGACGCGATCGCGTCGGGCGCACACATATTCATGAGCGAACCCTTGAGTCGATGGGCAGCCCTCGCGAGCAAATCAGAGTTGCTGGTGTCACATGCGCTGTCGAGATGGACAATACTTTCGCGGCAAGTTCCGGCAAATAATTCAACCAATTCAAAGACCAATTCTTGATCCTGATTACAACGGGTTCGCAACGCATGCTCATCGAGGATCTCTTTGCTCGTAGAAGAAATCTCGTTGTCTTCTCGTTTGCGCGGCTCTGCATCGCCCAAAAAAGAAGCAAGAGTCTGCAACAGGGAATAGCTTTCAATCGGTTTCGCAAGACAAGCGGAGAGACCGGCCTGCAACAGCCGCTCCGGTGCACCATCCATCACTTGAGCTGTCAACGCAATGATTGGCATCTCATCTCCCCACAACTCACGAATTCGCGCGGTCACTTCGACACCATCCATGCGAGGCAACATCATATCCAGCAGGACAGCATCGTATTTCTGTGCCGAATCGCTGATTTTCTCGACGGCCTGGAGTCCATCATGTGCTTGATCGACGATCAGTCCTACTTTTTCCAACATACGGGTGGCAACGACACGACTCGGTGGATCATCCTCAACTAACAAGACGTGCAACCCTTGCAAGCACTTGAAGTCTTCGTCACATTTATTGTCCGACATTGCCTGCGTTCGTTCTTCCGCCTTTCCAAAGAAAGCGGTGAAATTAAATCTCGCACCACCGTCCGGCCCGTCAGACACCACGATTTCACCATGCATGAGCTGGATGACTTGACTACAGATAGAGAGTCCGAGTCCGATCCCAGCAAATTCACGCGTGGAGCTGCTGTCCCCCTGTTCAAAGCGATTGAAAATCCGAGTCCGGTCTTGCTCTGGTACGCCAATCCCCGTGTCATCAACGGTAAAACTCATGCAAATCTGCCGCTCGGTTACCGATCGAACACTGACCTCTAAAGCAACATAGCCAGACTGCGTAAATTTGATCGCATTGCTCAACAGATTATCGATGACCTGCTGAAGGCGACGCTGGTCCCCTAACAAAAGCGTCGGTATCTTCGGATCGATTTCCCAACGAAGTTCAAGTCCCTTTTCTTTCGCGCTGTATTCAAACCGATCATGAAGTCGATCCAGCGTGTGAGCTAAGCTGAAGTTAGAAGACTGAAGTACGAATTTGCGTGCCTGAATCTGCGAATAATCCAACATGTCATCAATCAGTTCCTTAAGCAACCAGCCTGACTGCCGACATGTCGTTAGTAATTCTCGTTGATCGTCAGTCAATGTCGAATCAGATACAAGTTCAACCATTCCTAAAATGCTGTTCAAGGGCGTGCGCATTTCGTGGCTGACCAGAGCCAGGAATTCCGATTTTGCTCGATTCGCCTCGTAGGCTTCATGCATGGCTTGCGTGAGCTGCTGTTCATGCTTTCTCCGTTCCGTGATATCACGCGAGAACGCGCAGCTGAGTTCCCGACCTTGAAACTCGATATGATTGAGCGCCACTTCGACGGGAAATAAGGCGCCCGATTTTTTCTTGTGGATCGCCTCGAGCCTGAAACCGCCCTCCTGCTTGAGTCGTTGCCAATAATCAGCCCAATCCGACTCAAGGGTACTAGGAATGACATCGAAGACAGACATCTCCAATAACTCGTCTCGCGTGTATCCCAGCGACCTGCAAGCCTCGTCGTTCACATAAACAAAAGTCGCATTCGGGGCGATCCAAAAGACAGCTTCACCTGCGCGGTCAATCGAGAATTTGGAAACGCGAAGTTGCTCCTCCGCTTCACGACGTTTCGTGATATCGATACAGGAGCCAGAATACGAACTGGCATCTCCATCCACCTCAAATCCTGGCTTTCCATGATCGAGAATCCAACGGTAGCTACCATCATGATGGCGAAGACGGTATTCAACAGAATAGCCAATCCCCTGTTCAAAGCTCGAATCGAGGGTTTGTAGCAGGTTTGGCAAATCATCCGGGTGAACACCATCTAGCCAAGCATCTTCAACTTGCTTATCCAAAGGCTTACCAACAAACTCAAGCCAAACTCGATTGAACCAATGACGGGAATGCTCTCGTCCCGTCAACCAGATCATCACAGGCGCATTATCGGCGATGTTGCGAAACCTCGCCTCACTCTTACGAAGGGAATTTTCAATTGACTTGCGTTCCGAAATATCTCGGATGTAGCCGATGTACAATGGACCTTCGGTCCGTTCGATCATTGAAACAATCAATTCGACATCGAACTGCGAGCCATCGGAACGAATCGCTGGTAACTCAAGACGTCGTCCCAGAATTTTTTTGATGCCCGTTTCCCGCAGGCGTGTCAAACCCGCCTGGTGTGCTTCTCGTAAGTTCATCGGAACAATAAGCTCGCCGATCCGCTTCCCAATAATGTCTTCCTTCTTGTACCCAAAAGTTTTTTCTGCTGCCAAGTTAAAGTCGACGACTCGACCTTCCGCATCAATGATGACCACACAATCAAGTGCGCACTCCACCATCGCTCGTTGCCAAGCTTTCCAGTCGCTCACCAAGGAATGGTTTGGAGCCATGAGACTACTGCTACCTCAACATCAGATCTATTTTGTTTTAAAGAGATCAAAGCGACGAAGCTTGTTGTAAATGCTCTTTTCGCTAATCCCTAACACGCGTGCAGCCATCGCCTTGTTACCACCGTTTGCCTCAAGAGTCTCAATCAATGCCCGCTTCTCAATCTCCTTAAGTGTCAAACCAGCGAGAGACGTATTCATGCTGGCCTCTTGAGGTTGGCTTACCGCAGTCGGCTTGACCTCCAAGTCAGCCACTGTGATTTGACCGTCATCACAAAAAGCTGAGGCACGTTCCAAAACGTTTTCAAGTTCGCGAATGTTTCCCGGCCAGTCAAGTTGCTGCAATAACTGAATCGCCGTGGCGTCTAAAGAAGCTTTGTCTCCCCCTCGGCGACTTTGGATTCGCTCTAAGATACTGCCGGCCATTTCCAGAATGTCTTTCCGCCGTTCCCGCAGTGGAGGAATCCCCAAGTGCAGTACATTTAGCCGATAATAAAGATCAGGACGGAATCGACGTTGGCTGCTCATTTCTTCTAAATCTTGATGTGTCGCGGTGATCAATCGGACGTCGACTTTGATTTCGCGATTACCGCCAATTCGTTTTAGAATGGAATCTTGAAGAAACGTCAACAGTTTTGGTTGCAATTCAAGCGGCAGATCACCGATTTCATCCAAGAAGA
Coding sequences:
- a CDS encoding TAXI family TRAP transporter solute-binding subunit; the encoded protein is MTEQESNAAKNRQDTGELWNVLGMSEQPAFARPKARRFWQQAWFRVTVSVLIILFPILLWILSMVRTATQPDIIIAGGQEGGLHARIASGITKLHNRNHSAPVASKGSLENLRRLQVRDVDFALYQSHTARLLGGSDFTNGAVEGIARQSNQLPDYFLDREAAFRKFRSADGVVRREDFENISNVRFIANLFTEVVHLIVHSESGIQDAAQLRGKHIAIGRPESGHHAISKVLLNHLNLSENHTNLYSAGPLEVLQDWDPTNKRKIDAAFFTVGLGTSQIEDILARGNCQLLPLPRIDALCLHEVFFAPKQIPLGLYKSANGYQPKTQAIESVGVTAMLLANKNVPKRIVEKVTVSILNDEFLRTHELDDLFHLDPVARRQFAQAKSEFEIHVGARGLYNPQEFNPDAFQGWEALYSLIASAVLATVVGGRWLMRRRERMQGHRLDAYLKSLLKIELRQAAFDAVPGQDDSKQLQALLHEVTALRQQALGEFSAHQLTDDPAHYCFLEMCHYISEKINSKLLRQRLDRQFQDLKLSLENHGELPSTKQE
- a CDS encoding sulfatase-like hydrolase/transferase; this encodes MNRTSWLLICSTLTLALVGSHIRAAEAARKPNFIVIFCDDLGYADIGPFGSKNHRTPNIDRMAAEGMKLTNFYSTCGVCTPSRSSLMTGCYPKRIGLHENEKGQWVLFPGNQRGLHPNEVTIAEILKQQGYATAIVGKWHLGDQKEFLPTRQGFDSYFGIPFSNDMGKLDRPVTIYPPTPLLRDETVIEMEPDQRYLTERYTEEALAFIETNKDQPFFLYLPHSMPHWPQYASHDFSGQSANGPWGDAVEEIDASTGRILKQLKELGIDKNTLVIFTSDNGGATQHGAVNHPLRGGKGSTWEGGQRICCVARWPDHIEAGSACDELAVTFDLLPTFTALAGGHLPSDRTIDGKNISQLLSGDSQESPHDRFFYYFRGELNAVRSGKWKLFVKRRPRRNRPGKLAEPELYDLSADIGETTNVAKQHPEKVAELVAHLASAREDLGDGDLYPGTDLRPAGFVENSTPLTKNPPAELTQKDVFVSGQEGYHTFRIPALLVTQQGDLLAFCEGRKTSRSDHGDLDLVMKRSTDQGLTWGDLEIIHEEGGNQKITIGNPCPVVDQTTGVIWLPFCRNNNDVFMMSSNDEGKTWSTPKEITADVKQADWGWYATGPGIGIQLTRGAHRGRMVIPCDHRKVKHGKTVRFSHVFFSDDHGKTWQLGGAVAEHTNECQVIELNDGRLMINSRNYSEVDGNQKERGSKRAVAISSDGGISWQDLRFDETLIEPVCQASLIKHSHDQFRPAPILFSNPASPTKRHRLTVRLSRDEGKTWPTARVIHEGIAAYSCLTVLPDRSVGCLYEAGDQAPSERIRFARFPLTWLEQN
- a CDS encoding DUF1232 domain-containing protein, producing the protein MKTIQQSSAYQRAEEKAEQYLRDKEKLSRLFADASQKANRLEKHRPLSKIWYELATIVRLIRVFLRGDYREFPTCSLLLVIAGLLYFVWPIDFSPDAIPLVGMLDDVTLLAWIINSVRRDMDAFRKWEASQHPEDRQPVRVIDAQTVDTP
- a CDS encoding methyltransferase, with product MNQRFPQEDATPLLTDLRSSALSQLLVAGTTRFDIGTQLQAGPQSYDVLRKSWGLADRAATVLLTGLRAMNLIDVTSTGDVELTSYGREKLAPDSSYNLRGYVGLGTFSADTQNMIACLERNSPAGEISFVYHENSGPSALDHPETSDALTRAMAARARNVAPFVAQRLDLSDCKHVIDVGGGHGIYALELLKQFPQLSATILDREPPLKVAKEYAEQAGLSDRVKFVFADIHNYQLPQPADAILLANILHDYSEDHAQQLVKHYGKQLETDGLMIILDAFLESVPPTSPPISRGPKAVAAYSAMLFSICEGRCYRLDEYQQMLLAAQLSPQPKVESVPANGSLLIGSKTSNTNRSTQ
- a CDS encoding PAS domain S-box protein, translating into MAPNHSLVSDWKAWQRAMVECALDCVVIIDAEGRVVDFNLAAEKTFGYKKEDIIGKRIGELIVPMNLREAHQAGLTRLRETGIKKILGRRLELPAIRSDGSQFDVELIVSMIERTEGPLYIGYIRDISERKSIENSLRKSEARFRNIADNAPVMIWLTGREHSRHWFNRVWLEFVGKPLDKQVEDAWLDGVHPDDLPNLLQTLDSSFEQGIGYSVEYRLRHHDGSYRWILDHGKPGFEVDGDASSYSGSCIDITKRREAEEQLRVSKFSIDRAGEAVFWIAPNATFVYVNDEACRSLGYTRDELLEMSVFDVIPSTLESDWADYWQRLKQEGGFRLEAIHKKKSGALFPVEVALNHIEFQGRELSCAFSRDITERRKHEQQLTQAMHEAYEANRAKSEFLALVSHEMRTPLNSILGMVELVSDSTLTDDQRELLTTCRQSGWLLKELIDDMLDYSQIQARKFVLQSSNFSLAHTLDRLHDRFEYSAKEKGLELRWEIDPKIPTLLLGDQRRLQQVIDNLLSNAIKFTQSGYVALEVSVRSVTERQICMSFTVDDTGIGVPEQDRTRIFNRFEQGDSSSTREFAGIGLGLSICSQVIQLMHGEIVVSDGPDGGARFNFTAFFGKAEERTQAMSDNKCDEDFKCLQGLHVLLVEDDPPSRVVATRMLEKVGLIVDQAHDGLQAVEKISDSAQKYDAVLLDMMLPRMDGVEVTARIRELWGDEMPIIALTAQVMDGAPERLLQAGLSACLAKPIESYSLLQTLASFLGDAEPRKREDNEISSTSKEILDEHALRTRCNQDQELVFELVELFAGTCRESIVHLDSACDTSNSDLLARAAHRLKGSLMNMCAPDAIASIQALELASKRADWEQIKNNVLRIKQDLQLLQVALRQLIED